The following proteins are encoded in a genomic region of Cryptomeria japonica chromosome 11, Sugi_1.0, whole genome shotgun sequence:
- the LOC131057097 gene encoding AAA-ATPase ASD, mitochondrial, which yields MEIWSNLGALMASIFFIRTMVKEYLPAELYDHFALLFSRLVKFLSPYITIVIEENEGMRTSEIYESVQIYLSTRSYSKAKRLKLNKPKNGKAFTFTMDRKQQVTDEFQGIKVWWTFHSRELKQPMHSWSSISDEKRYFELQFHNRDKTRVFDTYLPHILAESKILELKSRHRKIYTNKGGKGHSWTPVVFEHPATFETLALDPELKDDIMQDLTRFSQREMYYKKVGRAWKRGYLLYGPPGTGKSSMIAAISNYLHYDIYDLELTEVKSNTELRKLLIATTNKSIIVIEDIDCSLDLTDRNKKHKKESKDEPDPVAGKPENEPPESKVTLSGVLNFTDGLWSCCGSERIIIFTTNHVDRLDPALLRSGRMDKHIHLSFCTFPAFKVLAQNYLGVKDHPLFQKVEILMEEAQITPAQVSEELMRASDNPAAALEKLIVALGRANEKAALILPGFSNGGEFNSGEEVNNSSADKTPPDSDK from the coding sequence ATGGAGATCTGGTCAAATCTCGGGGCGCTCATGGCGAGCATCTTCTTTATCAGAACAATGGTGAAGGAATACCTTCCGGCCGAACTCTACGACCATTTCGCTCTGTTATTCAGCAGGCTTGTAAAGTTCCTGTCTCCATACATCACCATCGTGATTGAAGAAAATGAGGGCATGAGAACAAGCGAGATCTACGAATCGGTGCAGATTTATTTAAGCACCCGTTCTTATTCAAAAGCCAAGAGATTGAAGCTCAACAAGCCCAAAAATGGCAAAGCCTTTACCTTTACCATGGACAGAAAGCAGCAAGTAACGGACGAATTTCAGGGCATCAAAGTCTGGTGGACTTTCCACAGCAGAGAACTGAAACAGCCTATGCACTCTTGGAGTTCAATCTCAGACGAAAAGCGGTATTTCGAGCTCCAGTTTCACAACAGGGACAAAACCAGGGTATTTGATACTTATCTGCCGCACATCTTGGCAGAGAGCAAAATATTGGAGCTCAAAAGCCGGCACCGGAAGATTTACACCAATAAAGGCGGTAAAGGGCATTCCTGGACGCCGGTGGTTTTCGAGCATCCGGCGACCTTCGAAACCCTGGCTCTTGACCCTGAGTTAAAGGACGACATAATGCAGGACCTCACAAGGTTTTCACAAAGGGAAATGTATTATAAGAAGGTCGGCCGTGCCTGGAAAAGAGGATATTTGCTCTACGGCCCCCCGGGAACCGGAAAATCGAGCATGATTGCTGCAATTTCTAATTATCTGCACTATGATATTTATGACCTGGAGCTAACTGAAGTTAAGAGCAATACAGAGCTAAGAAAACTTCTGATTGCTACCACTAACAAGTCTATTATTGTGATTGAGGATATCGACTGTTCGCTAGATCTGACGGACCGGAATAAGAAGCATAAGAAAGAAAGCAAGGATGAGCCCGATCCGGTCGCCGGGAAACCAGAGAACGAGCCGCCGGAAAGCAAGGTGACTCTGTCTGGGGTTTTGAATTTTACAGATGGCTTGTGGTCGTGCTGTGGCAGCGAACGGATTATTATTTTTACGACAAATCATGTTGATAGGCTGGACCCTGCGCTTCTTCGGTCAGGGCGCATGGATAAGCATATTCATTTGTCTTTCTGCACTTTTCCGGCATTTAAAGTTCTTGCTCAAAATTATCTTGGCGTTAAAGATCATCCTCTGTTTCAGAAagttgagattttgatggaggaagcGCAGATTACGCCGGCGCAAGTAAGCGAAGAATTGATGAGGGCGAGTGATAATCCCGCCGCTGCGCTTGAAAAGCTGATTGTAGCACTTGGCAGGGCTAACGAAAAGGCGGCTCTAATATTGCCTGGTTTCAGTAATGGCGGTGAGTTCAATTCTGGTGAAGAAGTCAACAATTCAAGTGCAGACAAAACTCCACCGGATTCTGACAAGTAG